A window of the Desulforapulum autotrophicum HRM2 genome harbors these coding sequences:
- a CDS encoding ABC transporter ATP-binding protein has product MLKIKNLKCSYGSIMAVHGVSLSVKQGELISIIGGNGAGKSSLLLAVCGLLKTWEGEIEFQKKNIRGMSPPAIVRAGISMVPEGRQIFSPLSVLDNLKMGAYTRYHRGLKQEIQEDLEMVLEMFPILRERARQAAGTLSGGEQQMVAIGRALMARPRLLVLDEPSMGLAPKIVTMIFKVITTLRDQGVTILLVEQNARAALKIADRGYVLETGKMVLQGSGEELLVDDDVKRAYLGQDYGDFCDGRDG; this is encoded by the coding sequence ATGTTGAAAATTAAAAATTTAAAATGCAGCTATGGCAGCATCATGGCTGTTCACGGGGTAAGCCTTTCGGTCAAACAGGGAGAGTTAATTTCCATCATAGGTGGCAATGGTGCGGGAAAAAGCTCCCTGCTGCTTGCCGTTTGCGGTCTTTTGAAAACCTGGGAAGGCGAAATTGAGTTTCAGAAAAAAAACATCCGGGGAATGTCCCCCCCGGCCATTGTCCGGGCCGGCATCAGCATGGTTCCCGAAGGCCGGCAGATTTTTTCGCCGTTGAGCGTCCTGGACAACCTGAAAATGGGGGCCTACACCCGATACCACAGGGGATTGAAACAAGAGATACAGGAAGATCTTGAAATGGTGTTGGAAATGTTTCCCATTCTGAGGGAACGGGCCAGGCAGGCGGCAGGCACCCTGTCCGGCGGCGAGCAGCAGATGGTAGCCATTGGCAGGGCATTGATGGCAAGACCCAGGCTCCTTGTGCTCGATGAACCATCCATGGGGCTAGCACCTAAAATTGTGACCATGATTTTCAAGGTAATCACAACCCTGAGGGATCAGGGGGTTACCATCCTTCTGGTCGAGCAGAACGCCAGGGCCGCCTTGAAAATTGCCGACCGGGGATATGTGCTGGAAACCGGAAAAATGGTGCTCCAGGGCAGTGGTGAAGAACTTCTGGTGGATGACGATGTGAAACGGGCCTACCTTGGCCAGGACTATGGTGATTTTTGTGACGGGAGGGATGGATGA
- a CDS encoding ATP-binding protein translates to MEAFTLPIRVKNHLEELPVLCRAIDTLDSEINLSRKKRCEIQLVLEEIFTNIVNHGFTDKREHDIEIILTFQKDLLTIRFEDDGKAFDPTGVPCPDTGCALEQRLVGGLGVHFVKHFIDTCSYRREKDKNIMILKKRLTDPAGIEPKRQKH, encoded by the coding sequence ATGGAAGCGTTTACACTTCCCATACGGGTCAAAAACCACCTGGAAGAACTTCCAGTCCTTTGCCGGGCAATTGACACCCTTGACTCCGAGATCAACCTTTCACGGAAAAAACGCTGTGAGATCCAGCTGGTCCTTGAAGAAATTTTCACCAACATCGTCAACCACGGATTTACCGACAAAAGAGAGCATGACATAGAGATCATCCTCACCTTCCAAAAGGACCTGTTGACCATTCGATTTGAAGATGACGGCAAGGCCTTTGACCCCACAGGTGTGCCCTGCCCGGACACGGGATGTGCCCTTGAACAACGCCTGGTCGGCGGGCTTGGGGTACACTTTGTCAAACATTTCATAGACACCTGCTCCTATCGGCGGGAAAAAGATAAAAATATCATGATCCTTAAGAAACGACTAACGGACCCAGCAGGCATTGAACCTAAACGTCAAAAACACTAA
- a CDS encoding HMA2 domain-containing protein, with amino-acid sequence MYFIHDIPGRLRVKIEYLKNHPERLKEVRQLLIANGVHKVKSNALTGSTVVEYDPALITSAHLLDILNANGYTIDARLVAENQKKRINNEKVAMKITKTAASWLAGQVLEANGFSLIAALI; translated from the coding sequence ATGTACTTCATTCATGATATTCCTGGAAGACTCCGTGTAAAAATAGAATACCTTAAAAACCATCCCGAGCGCCTCAAAGAGGTCCGTCAACTCCTGATCGCCAACGGAGTTCATAAAGTCAAAAGTAACGCCCTGACAGGCAGCACCGTGGTCGAGTACGACCCGGCTCTCATAACCTCCGCCCACCTTCTGGATATTCTCAATGCCAACGGGTATACCATTGATGCAAGGCTGGTCGCCGAAAATCAAAAAAAACGAATAAACAACGAAAAAGTTGCCATGAAAATAACAAAAACCGCTGCATCATGGCTGGCTGGCCAGGTGCTGGAAGCCAACGGATTTTCACTGATTGCAGCCCTTATTTAG
- a CDS encoding PqqD family protein, translated as MSSRPKTPLNRYDALACVPVKSVAVEEHAAEDGTLVLSYPFGYRPMFQKIRRLVGRNPSSGFTRKVELDLLGVGVWHLIDGKTNVRTIIQRFARAHALDLKEAEVSVTLFLRSLGKKGLIGMR; from the coding sequence ATGTCGTCAAGACCCAAAACCCCCTTGAACCGTTACGATGCCCTTGCCTGTGTTCCGGTCAAAAGCGTGGCAGTTGAAGAGCACGCAGCAGAAGACGGCACCCTTGTTCTTTCCTATCCCTTTGGCTACCGTCCAATGTTCCAGAAAATAAGGCGGCTTGTGGGCCGTAACCCATCGTCTGGGTTTACCCGGAAGGTTGAGCTTGACCTCCTCGGGGTCGGGGTATGGCACCTGATAGATGGTAAAACCAATGTGCGCACCATCATTCAGCGGTTTGCCCGGGCCCATGCCCTTGATCTAAAGGAGGCTGAGGTGTCTGTCACCCTTTTTCTTCGATCCCTTGGCAAAAAGGGGCTGATCGGCATGCGGTGA
- a CDS encoding STAS domain-containing protein, which translates to MEIIQERQDQIEVFKVKGRLDSNTSPLLEEQLNLCLDKGSTRMVIDFEGLEYISSAGIRVILKTMKKLEHTQGKLVLCTLQDYVQEVFEIAGFDTYLTLEPTREKAIASWEKT; encoded by the coding sequence ATGGAAATTATCCAGGAACGACAGGACCAGATTGAGGTCTTCAAAGTCAAAGGCCGACTCGATTCAAACACCTCTCCCCTGCTTGAAGAGCAACTCAACCTGTGCCTTGACAAGGGCTCAACCCGCATGGTGATTGATTTTGAAGGCCTGGAGTACATCTCAAGCGCGGGCATCCGGGTCATCCTCAAGACCATGAAAAAACTGGAACACACCCAGGGCAAGCTTGTGCTCTGCACCCTCCAGGACTATGTCCAGGAAGTGTTTGAAATAGCGGGCTTTGACACCTACCTCACCCTTGAACCAACCCGGGAAAAGGCGATCGCCTCATGGGAAAAAACCTAA
- a CDS encoding phenylacetate--CoA ligase family protein yields MMLDMTVEEKDQLKLERLQSTLNRAFKNVPFHRNRFLERQLLPEQIVSLKDLKKLPLMDRTHLGTHYPYGLFAVPLRDIVRIHTAPGTGASPSISGYTRTDLLVWKKLVVRSLETAGVTNLDIIQIHLPPGLANWGRDYKDGGEAMGAGVIPNSPLSLAKTLMVLRDYKTTTLITTPAFAEQLVDHMFDREHNPNELTLKRVILVGEPVGKNAVTDLEQRLHVDVWRHYGLSEIPGPAIAHECGSHCGLHINDDHILPEIIDPETGTPVPVGQKGELVLTTLSARAFPLIRFRTGDVARFLTEPCGCHSPLLKIEWLKERTDNMIIISGIKVSQDQVKIYLQTALKMACPDCAIDRIRRDGTETLAICLAMDDALFSDEIKELEKLISGTETALAEQVGVPVKIRLMQKL; encoded by the coding sequence ATGATGCTTGACATGACTGTTGAAGAAAAGGATCAACTCAAACTTGAGCGGCTCCAGAGTACCTTAAACCGGGCCTTTAAGAATGTCCCGTTCCATCGCAACCGATTCCTGGAACGGCAGCTTCTTCCCGAGCAGATCGTCTCGTTAAAGGATCTGAAAAAACTGCCCCTGATGGACCGCACCCATCTTGGTACCCACTATCCCTATGGGTTATTTGCCGTTCCCCTGCGGGACATTGTGCGCATTCACACAGCACCGGGAACAGGAGCCAGCCCGTCCATCAGCGGCTACACCCGAACCGATCTGCTCGTGTGGAAAAAACTTGTGGTCCGAAGCCTTGAGACGGCCGGGGTGACCAATCTGGATATCATCCAGATCCATCTGCCACCGGGGCTTGCCAACTGGGGCCGGGATTACAAGGACGGCGGCGAGGCCATGGGTGCCGGTGTGATTCCCAACTCCCCCCTCTCCCTTGCCAAGACCCTCATGGTACTGAGGGATTACAAGACCACCACCCTGATCACCACCCCCGCCTTTGCCGAACAGCTCGTGGACCATATGTTTGACCGGGAGCACAACCCCAACGAGCTGACCCTGAAACGGGTCATCCTGGTGGGAGAGCCCGTGGGTAAAAATGCCGTGACTGACCTTGAACAGCGTCTCCATGTGGACGTTTGGCGCCACTACGGCCTGAGCGAAATCCCGGGTCCGGCCATTGCCCATGAGTGCGGCAGCCACTGCGGACTTCACATCAACGACGACCACATCCTGCCTGAAATCATTGATCCGGAAACGGGGACCCCGGTTCCTGTGGGACAAAAGGGGGAACTTGTACTGACCACCCTGTCTGCCCGGGCCTTTCCCCTGATCCGGTTCCGCACGGGAGATGTGGCCCGTTTCCTGACCGAACCCTGCGGCTGCCACTCGCCCCTGCTGAAAATCGAGTGGCTCAAGGAACGGACCGACAACATGATCATCATCTCGGGCATCAAGGTCTCCCAGGACCAGGTAAAGATCTATCTGCAAACGGCCCTGAAGATGGCATGCCCCGACTGCGCCATCGACCGGATCCGCAGGGACGGCACCGAGACCCTGGCCATTTGCCTTGCCATGGACGACGCGCTTTTTTCCGACGAGATCAAGGAACTGGAAAAACTGATCAGCGGCACGGAAACGGCCCTGGCCGAACAGGTGGGCGTGCCCGTTAAAATCCGTTTGATGCAGAAGCTGTAA